DNA from Salvelinus namaycush isolate Seneca chromosome 14, SaNama_1.0, whole genome shotgun sequence:
ACCACAACATGATTCATTCAAATACATAAAGGGACCCAAAGTCACAGTGCAAATGTCTTAAGGAAGGATGTGGAGGCATCTACAGATACTGTCAGTAATTCACCCCTTCATCAGGGATCATTTTGGTAAAGGGGGTAGCGGAGGTGGCGGTTCAGCAGGCAGGGGTGGTGGTCGAGAGCCCCCCCTGGACCCTCCGCTGTATCTGTACTCCCCGTACTGAGACCGGTAGTCAAACATGGGAGGCTGAGCAGGTTGGACCCCCTGAGCACTCAGTAAAGAGTTCAGCATCTCAAATGTGTCCTGGTACTCATTTGACTGGCTTCCCCCGCCTGCATTGTGTCCGTTAGTGTCAGTCTTGTCCCCCTTGGAGTGAGAGAAGTTTCCCtggtggagggaggggagaccCAGGGATGGGAGGATCTCAGCAGTTTGCGCCCCCAGGGAGTGTGCACTGGAGGCGGCTAACAGAGCAGGTAGCTGGTGGGCTGAGTTCCTGGAGGACTTAGAGACTTTGGAGGGGTGGGATCCCTGGGACTCCGTGGAGTGTGTCCTCTTTCGAGACgcagaggaagaggagctcaTTCTAGATGAGTCACTGGGGGTCTTTTTGCTACCACTTCCTCCTACAGCTCCAGCAGCACTGGCTGAGTGTTTATGTGACGAGGACGAAGAGACGGAAGCACCGCTCAAAGACGACGatgaatgatggtggtggtggtgatggtggtggtgggagcGTTCTCGATGCTTGCCCTCCCTACTCTTGCCCCCCTCCTCTCCCGAGCCTGCACTGCGTACTTTCTCAGGCACCCGGATTCTCACTTTGATGTCCTGTTCTCCTCCGGCTCCTCTGTTCCCTCCTCCACtgtgcccccctccccccccagtCCCCAGAGGGAGGCGCATCTTCAGGGAGCTGCGCTCGCCCCTCTCCTTTTCCAGGGGGATCTTGAGGATGATGGGCGAGGGGCTGCTGAGGTCAGAGGAGGCTGAGCTGGAATGGTGGGAGCTGGACTGCTGCTGATCACGGTGGTACTTCTCCTTCCTCTGATGTTGGCCTATCAGAGCTTGGGCTGCCGAGGCATACTCCCTCTTCACGCTGGCCTCCATGTTCTCCAGCTTCCTCTTCTGAGCAGCCAGGACATCAGCGTGCTTGGCCCGGTACTCACTCAGTGACACCTTGGCTGGGGCGTGCAGCTCGACGTGGTTGGGCTGGTCGGAGCCACTGCCCAGGGTCGACTTGAGCTCCAGTAGTATGGGAGCCATGTATGAGGAAGAAGATGAAGAGGAAGGGTTGGAGAGGCTGGCCAGCATGGTCTCAGAGGACGACATGGAGATCATGCTCATCATACAATCTGTCTGGTCCCCGTCCTCTGGCACCTTAGACTTCCCTCCCTTCACTGTCTGACCTGCCGCCTGGAGCAAGAGACAAGACACCACTGAGTTAAGGAACAATATAAGGAAATACCCTGAATGAAATGGAGCTATGAGAATTTAAAATCAGTGCAAGTATGTTACAAACTACAACTTACTTTCCAGTTGCGAATGCGTTTTAATCGGCTTGGTGTCTTCTCCAAGATCTGTAGGAAGTCGTGAGTGAGCTCTGTGGGTAACAAAGTATTACAAGGGGCTCTGCAATTCACTTCCTTACAATATAACCAACATCTGCAGACACACAAAATGAAATTCAAACATACCATCCAGCAGCTCAAGGGTGACAGTATTGTCCACATACTCCCACCAGTGCTTGCCATCTGTGGAGACAGGGATCTCCCAGTTGGACCACTTGCAAGCCAGGTGGATGCAGACGCAGGCCACTATGGGTGGGCTGTACTGCAGGCAGAATGTGGTCAGGTGTAGGCTACACAGCAGGTTGGGTCCCAGATCAACCATCCAAAGGGGGGGGGAGAAGAAACCGATTCAGTTCCAGAATACCATGAAAAAGGACTGTGCATCTCATCAATGGGTGGTGATTTCATTCTAATACAGGTCATAAGAACATCTCCTTTTTCAGTTTAGACAATGTGAAAAGAGTTCACAGAGTGAACAGCATACctgttggtagccatgaagtatGAGGTCTGGGCCAAATCCTTACTCGCTGGGACAACAACACGAGAAACAAGAAAATACAATTAAAACCTGCTGCGTTCAAAATAATGGCATTAAATACATGCAATAAAAATActcataaataatacatttaaatagGTAAGAACCCTTTATGCTATAAGTGAAAGTACTAGGGTTCTGAAACTTCACCAGTAGCCTAGAAAGGGGGTTTGTTAATTCTTACCTCTGACGAGCTGGGTGCACTTGACAACATGAGTATGTGGGTGGTCAATGGTGATTTCAAAAGCTGTAATGAAGGGGGTAGAGTGGAGACAAAAGGTTTCATGAGCAACAAAATTTCTAAGAACACTCTAGAATCTTCTATCCTGATTTATGGGAACCTGAGGGTGTTAAGTCAAAATAGGTTCAGCTCAATAGTTACTGAACTCTCAGTATTCTCACTGAGCGTTAAAATAATTCCCTGAAAACCAAAGTCTTATGAAACTACAGTAAATAGTGAATGAATGCACTGCTTTAGATCTTCAGATGACCGGCCCTGTATAAGACAAATGTAAATGAGTTGAGAATTAGAGGTTTAGCATTAACATTTAAGCCAGTCATTGAGACAAGGGTTATAGGTGGTGAATGGGCATTTTACTGTGCCATCCAAATTCTATCAATACTGTACTAAATTCACTATCTCTAATGTGATTACAACCAACATATCTTCCATCACAACAATTACGTGACTCAAAAGAATGGCTTAAAGTCAAGAGGAAAAGGTAAAAGAAAGTGCTGCGTTGTAAAGTTAATGACGAAAACAGAGGGGAACCGAAAATGCAAGACAGTACTGATAAAGTGAGCATGGAAGACTAGATGTGACCTTCCAATGGAATGGACTGCTACTCAAAGACTGCTGTATACAAGAACAAAGAGGTTAAtattaattattatattattaagcATCACATCTCTCTAGTTTGGGATGAAATCAAAGACCCCATTCATTTGTCCATCCCAACTTACCCAGGGTCTGGAGTATAATGCTCTCAAGAATGACCAGGTCTTGGGCTTGTTGCAGGTAAGCCTGAGGTTGAGAGGACAGGCAGGAGACAGGCATTACTCACTAGGAGGCATTCTCTCACCCCTCATGTCTCACTCACACCTCTTGCTTTCCCTTTACGCAGTCTTACCTTCACGGAGGTACAACTGCCTCAGAACACCCAATTTCTTACTTTGTTATAACAATTTAAGCACTTAAAGGAGCATGATGGTAAAGGTAAGATTGAGAAAAAGGAAAACCCCAAAGCGCAGGATAGCTTTAAAATTTCTACAGATCAAAGCAGTGAGTATGGACCAGGGGTTGGATCTGGTTaagggaacagaaccgaaaaaTAATGGTATTTTCAAGGAACCTGGAATGAAAATGATCCACTGTTCCGGAACAAAaccattattttaaaagcatgggaaccggttaataacacTATTTTATGTTCCAGGCACTTTTTTTCTAGTCCCCCAACAAAGCATCCATGCAAAGCCC
Protein-coding regions in this window:
- the LOC120059140 gene encoding cyclin-T1-like isoform X2 translates to MHRFYMIQSFTRFHRNVIAPATLFLAAKVEEQPRKLEHVIKVTHACLNPQDPSPDVRSDAYLQQAQDLVILESIILQTLAFEITIDHPHTHVVKCTQLVRVVPASKDLAQTSYFMATNSLHLTTFCLQYSPPIVACVCIHLACKWSNWEIPVSTDGKHWWEYVDNTVTLELLDELTHDFLQILEKTPSRLKRIRNWKAAGQTVKGGKSKVPEDGDQTDCMMSMISMSSSETMLASLSNPSSSSSSSYMAPILLELKSTLGSGSDQPNHVELHAPAKVSLSEYRAKHADVLAAQKRKLENMEASVKREYASAAQALIGQHQRKEKYHRDQQQSSSHHSSSASSDLSSPSPIILKIPLEKERGERSSLKMRLPLGTGGGGGHSGGGNRGAGGEQDIKVRIRVPEKVRSAGSGEEGGKSREGKHRERSHHHHHHHHHHSSSSLSGASVSSSSSHKHSASAAGAVGGSGSKKTPSDSSRMSSSSSASRKRTHSTESQGSHPSKVSKSSRNSAHQLPALLAASSAHSLGAQTAEILPSLGLPSLHQGNFSHSKGDKTDTNGHNAGGGSQSNEYQDTFEMLNSLLSAQGVQPAQPPMFDYRSQYGEYRYSGGSRGGSRPPPLPAEPPPPLPPLPK
- the LOC120059140 gene encoding cyclin-T1-like isoform X1, with the protein product MAASFPSPSGINNKWYFTREQIENSPSRRAGLDPDKELSYRQQAANLLQDMGQRLNVSQLTINTAIVYMHRFYMIQSFTRFHRNVIAPATLFLAAKVEEQPRKLEHVIKVTHACLNPQDPSPDVRSDAYLQQAQDLVILESIILQTLAFEITIDHPHTHVVKCTQLVRVVPASKDLAQTSYFMATNSLHLTTFCLQYSPPIVACVCIHLACKWSNWEIPVSTDGKHWWEYVDNTVTLELLDELTHDFLQILEKTPSRLKRIRNWKAAGQTVKGGKSKVPEDGDQTDCMMSMISMSSSETMLASLSNPSSSSSSSYMAPILLELKSTLGSGSDQPNHVELHAPAKVSLSEYRAKHADVLAAQKRKLENMEASVKREYASAAQALIGQHQRKEKYHRDQQQSSSHHSSSASSDLSSPSPIILKIPLEKERGERSSLKMRLPLGTGGGGGHSGGGNRGAGGEQDIKVRIRVPEKVRSAGSGEEGGKSREGKHRERSHHHHHHHHHHSSSSLSGASVSSSSSHKHSASAAGAVGGSGSKKTPSDSSRMSSSSSASRKRTHSTESQGSHPSKVSKSSRNSAHQLPALLAASSAHSLGAQTAEILPSLGLPSLHQGNFSHSKGDKTDTNGHNAGGGSQSNEYQDTFEMLNSLLSAQGVQPAQPPMFDYRSQYGEYRYSGGSRGGSRPPPLPAEPPPPLPPLPK